In Leptotrichia buccalis C-1013-b, the genomic window ATAAAAAAATTTAGTAATGTGAGAATTGCGGTTGTTGGTGATATGATGCTGGATGAGTATCTAATAGGAAAAGTTAATAGAATTTCTCCTGAAGCACCAGTTCCTATCGTAAATATTGAAAAGGAAAGATTTGTACTTGGAGGAGCTTCAAATGTGGCAAATAACTTAACATCACTTAAAGGAAAAGTTTTTGTTTACGGTGTCATTGGAGATGATGCGAATGGTGAAAAATTTATAAAGGAACTTGAAGAAAAAAATATTGATTCTAATGGAATTGTAAAGGATGAAACGCGTCCAACAATTATTAAAAGTAGAGTTTTGTCACAAGGTCAACAGCTACTTAGATTAGACTGGGAAAAAGATACTGATATTTCAGAAGATATTCAAAATCAACTTTTGGAAAATTTTGAGAAAAATATTGAAAATATTGATGCAGTATTGATTTCTGATTACAATAAAGGGTTACTTACAAAACATTTATCAGAAAGAATTATAGAAATAGCAAAAAAACATAATAAAAAAGTAATGGTTGATCCAAAACCGCAGAATTTTAAAAATTATGTGGGAGCAACTTCAATGACTCCAAATAGAAAAGAAATTTTGGATTATTTTGGAATGAAAAAATTTACTAGCGAGGAAGAAATTGCTGAAAAAATGGCTCAGTTAAAGGATGATTTAAAACTAGACAGCGTTGTGCTTACTCGAAGTGAAGAGGGAGTTTCGCTGTTTAGAACAAAACATAAGAGAATACCGACTGTGGCAAGGGAAGTTTATGATGTTACAGGAGCTGGAGATACCTTTATATCGACATTTTTACTTTCGATATGTGCTGGAGCGGATTTGTATGAGGCTGGGGTAATTGCGAATATGGCGTCTGGAATTGTGGTAGCAAAAATAGGAACGGCTACTGCAACACAAGATGAAATAATAGAATTTTACAAGGATAATGACAATATATTAAAAAATATATAAAAATGAAATGTCATTTGATTTAAAGATGTTATAAAATAAAAAAATACAAATAAAAATTTAAAAAGAAAAGGAAGTGAAATTATGGCAATTATTGCGGCAGTTGAAGCTGGGGGAACAAAATTTATATGTGGATTGGGAACTGAAGATGGGAAAATTATCGAAAGAGTAAGTATTCCAACTACAACTCCTGAAGAAACAATGGCACAAGTTATTGAATATTTTAAAGACAAGGAATTTGATGTAATGGGTGTTGGGAGCTTTGGACCGATTGATCCTGTAAAAGGCTCTAAAACTTACGGATATATTACAAAAACTCCAAAGCCTTACTGGAGCGATTATAATTTAATTGGAGAGTTGAAAAAACATTATGATGTTCCGATGGAATTTGATACTGATGTAAATGGAGCGGCGCTTGCGGAAAGCTGGTGGGGTGCTGGAGAAAATCTGAAAAATGTTATGTATATTACTGTTGGAACTGGAATTGGGGCTGGAGCAGTTGTTGATGGGAAAATGCTTCAAGGATTGACTCATCCTGAAATGGGACATATATTCTTGAAAAGACATAAAGATGATAAGTTTGAAGGAAGATGCCCTTTCCATAAGGACTGTATGGAAGGAATGGCAGCAGGGCCTGCAATAGAAGACAGATGGGGTAAAAAAGGATTTGAACTTGCCGATAGGAATGAAGTTTGGGACATGGAAGCATATTATTTGGCTCAGGCTGTAGTAAATTATACTTTGATTTTATCGCCACAAAGAATAATTATGGGTGGGGGAGTTATGAAACAAAAGCAGCTGTTTCCATTAATTAGAAAATATGTGTTGGAATTTTTAAATGGGTATGTTCAAAAAGAGGAAATTTTAGAAAAAATAGAAGACTATATTGTTTATCCAGGACTTGGAGATGAAGCAGGATTTGTCGGATCAATCGCATTGGGGAAAATTGCATTGGAAAATAACAGAAAATAATAATTGATTTATAATTAATCAAAGGGGAGGGTTAATTAAAATGGCAAGTATTATAAAGAGCAAGGAAAGTGAAATTAGTGAAAAAGACTTGCTATCGTTTACGAAAAGTGTATATTATTTATTAAATGGTAAAATTTCGCTAATTGATACACTTGGAATTGTTGCACAGAATTATAGTGGAGATTTGAAAAGTAAGATAATTCGTACAAAACAGCAGATTGAAAAGGGAGTTTCTCTTCATAGGGCTTTTTCAAAGATTACTGCAAATAAAGAATTTATGGAAATGGTAAAAATTGGGGAAGAAACTGGAAATTTGGAAATAGTCTTTAAGAATCTGTATGAAAAATACGAGTTTAATCAGAAAATAAAAAAAGATGTGAAAAATTTGAGCATTTATCCAATAACAGTTATAATTACAGCATTAGTAATTGTGTTTATATTGTTAAAGTTTGTTGTACCTAAATTTGTCCTAATTTATTCTGACATTGGGCAGGAATTACCGAGAGTTACGCAAATTGTGATAAATATTAGTAAAATAACGGATAAATATGGTATTTTTCTTTTAATTGCCATAATTTTTTTATTTTTTGGATTAAAAAATTGGAAAGGAAAAAATGAAAAGAATTTTGAAAAAATTTTTTTAGAAATGAAACTGGTTGGGCAAATGTATAAAAATATTTGCATATTGAATTTTACAAGAAATATGTATTCTCTGACAGATGCCAATGTTCCATTGATTCAATCCTTAAAAATGTGTACAAATTCCAAAAGTTATATTTTAAATGAGGAACTGAAAAAAATTATTTTAAAAATAGAAAAAGGTGAGAGTATTCAAAAATCCTTTAAACATACGACTTTTTTTGATAATGAATACGTAAGTTTCCTTGCAATTGGAGAAAAGACCGGCGAAATGAAAATATCATTTTTTAATTTGAATGAAATTTATTACGAAAAAGTTAGCGAGAAAATAAAATGGTTTTTAAAAATGTTTGAGCCGCTTTCGATAATTTTTATCGGAGTAATTATTGGGCTTATTGTATTTTCAGTTATGCTGCCTATTTTTAAAATGGGGGAAATGCTGTAAATATTAAATTAAAAATATAAAAAATTAAAGTTGGAAACTGGAATTTTAGATTTAACACAAAAATTCTATTCTTTATTAAAATACAGGATTTATTAGGAACTATTATTAGTAAAGGGGAGGAAAGGCTTCTTATAAGCGAATAAATAAAATGTATATTTTAAAAAGGGGAATAAATTGTTTGGTTTTTCTAAAATAATTTAGATTATAGCAAAGATAGTTTAAAATTTGACTCAAAGATTACAAACATGCTGCTAAAATTTTGGAGGTTTAATTTTAAATGAATATCAATATACAATAAAAGAAAAAAGGAAAATTTATGATAGAAAATTTTATGGAATCATCGAAATATGCACAGAATTTGTTTAAAATAAGGAATGAAATTATACAGGATATAAAAAACGAAAGTTTAGATGAAAATGTGCCGATTATTACAGATGAAGTGCTAAATTATATGATTTTTACTGCTAGAAATATAAAGGCTCGAAATATTTTGGAAATTGGTACAGCGACAGGTTATTCAGGACTATTTTTAGCACAAATCGCTAATGAAAATAGCGGGTTTTTGACAACAATGGAAATTGATGAAATTCGTTATGGAAAAGCTGTGGAAAATTTTAAGAAACTTGGATTATTTGAAAAGAATAAGATGATTTTTGGAGATGCTTTGGAAGAAATTCCGAAACTTGATAAGAATGTGAAATATGATTTTATTTTTATTGATGCGTCGAAAGGTCAGTATTTGAAGTTTTTTGAAATGAGTTATGAACTTCTCAATGAAAATGGAATTATTTTTATTGATAATCTAATGTTTCGTGGACTGGTTGCGGCAGATAAGGAAGAAATTCCAAAAAGATATAAGACAATTGTAAGAAGGCTCAAAGAGTTTATAGAAAAGTTGAATGAAGAGTATAATTTTGTACTGCTGCCGTTTGGAGATGGAGTTGGGATAGTAAAAAAATAAATCCTGTTAGACAATTTGGCAATTATAAATATGGAAAGTATTACTCAAGAAGTCAAACATCTTGTCAAAAATAAAAGAAAAGTATTAAAGTTGTCGAATATATTTATTTAATAGATATGTTCGATAACTTAAGTTTTTTATCTATACAAGGGGTCAAGACCCCTTGCTTCAAGATATTTATTTTATTAAATTCTAAGTTTGTATAGTTATCGAACAGGTCTAATGTTAAAGTGATTTGTATAATTTTGTGAAGATACAAGAAAGAGAAGTGAGGAGAAATGAAATTTCTTTTGTATAATATTCGATATGGGACTGGAAAATATTTGAATCAGCCGTTTAAGCATATGCGAGGGTATTTGGGACGCTCTGTAAGGCATATATATCGCATTGGTAAATTTATTAATAAATATAAGCCTGATATTGTGGGACTTGTAGAGGTTGATCTTGGCTCATTTAGAATGTACAGCAGAAATCAGGCTACGCTTCTTGGGAGAATTACGAGAAATAATAATGTTTATCAGTATAAATATGAGGAAGATTCTAATTATATGAAATTTCCGATGGTGAGAAAGCAGGGGAATGCTTTGCTTTCTAAAAAGCCTGTTTTACGAGAAGAATTTCATTATCTGGATATTGGAATGAAAAAATTGATTATTGAGGTGGAAACGGAAGATGTTGTAGTATTTCTAGTTCATTTGGCACTTGGTGGAAAAACACGGCAGAAACAGATTGTGCAGCTTTACAATTTTGTGAAAAACTGCAAAAAGCCAGTTATAGTTGCTGGAGATTTTAATGTGTTCTGGGGAGAAGAGGAAATTGAAATGTTTTTACAGGCTTCCAACCTGCGAAATATAAACATAAGAAAAGATCCGACTTTTCCGAGCTGGAATCCAAAAAGGGAACTTGATTTTATACTTTGCTCAAAGGAAATAAAAGTAAAAAGTTATGAAGTTATACAAACTCAGCTTTCGGATCATCTGCCGATATTAGTTGATTTTGAAATTGTAAAATCAGAAAAAAGATAGTTTTTTGTTCATAAAATCTATATCATTAATTCTATTAATGTTATCATTAAAAACTTATATATTTAATATATTGATTTTGTATTATTTTTCTGCTATAATAGATTTATCAAAAAACAAATTAAAATGATGGGAGGAAAAGATTATGAAAATGATAAGAAGGATAAGGGATAATAAATTTACATAATTTAATTATAAACCCTTGTCAGATGGTGTATAGTCATTTTTATAATGGATTCCTGTTTTATATAAAAATTTTATTTTTGCCAATGACTTTTGGGTTATTGGCTCTTTGTTTTTATATACAATTTGTATAATTTTATTTAGAGCCTGTAAAAAAGGGCTTTTTTTTTTATAAAAAATTTAAGGAGATGGTAATTATGATAAAAGTTGGAGTTATTGGAGCGACTGGATATGCTGGACAGCAGTTAGTATGGATATTGAATAACCATAAAGAAGTGAAAATTGAGTTTATTTCTTCGTATTCAAATGCTGGGGAAAATATGGGGGATGTGTATGCGAATTATAAAAAATATTTTGAGAAAAAATTGATTTCTCAGGAAGAGGCTGAAAAGAGTTTTGGAAAAATTGATGTGTTGTTTTTGGCATTGCCGCATGGATTGTCGGAAAAGATGACTAAGAAGGCACTTGAAAATGATGTAAAAGTTTTTGATTTGGGAGCAGATTTCAGGCTGGATGATTCGGAAACTTATGAAAAATGGTATGATGTTAAGCATGAGTTTCCTGAAATTAATCAGAGTGCAGTTTATGGCTTGCCTGAGATAAATAGGGGAAAAATAAAGGAAAGTCAAGTTATTGCATGTCCGGGGTGTTATCCGACATCAGCGATATTGGGAGCAGCGCCACTTTTAAAAAATAAAGTTGTAAAAACGGATAAAATAATAATTGATTCAAAATCTGGAGTTTCAGGAGCAGGGAGAAGTGCCAAAATAGATACAATTTTTACAGAAGTAAATGAAAACTTTAAGGCTTACGGAGTTTTAAAGCATAGACATACGCCTGAAATAAAGCAGGAAATGGATAAATTATCAGAAAGCGATATAAACGTAGTGTTTACTCCGCATTTATTACCGATAAATAGAGGGATTCTTTCAACAATTTATTTGGAAGTAAATGAAAAATGGAAGGAAAGTTTGACGGAAGAAAAGATTTATGAAATTTATAATGAGTTTTATAAAAATGAGTATTTTATAAGGGTTACTGAAAATTTGCCTGAGATAAAAAATGTGAAAAATAGTAATATTTGTGAAATTGGTGTCCGTTATGACTCAAAAAGTGGGAATATTATTGTAATTTCTGCGATTGACAACCTTATAAAAGGAGCAGGAGGGCAAGCTGTTCAAAGTATGAATATTATGTTTGGGTTTGAAGAAAATATGGGACTGGAATTTTTATCAATGTATATTTAAAAAAAACTAACTGTTAAAAGGAGTGATTTTTATGAAAATAATAAAAGATGGGACAATTACTAATGTTAAAGGGATAAAGGCGGCAGGAATATCGGCACAGTTGAAAAAAAGCGGAAAAAAAGACTTGGCATTGATTTATAGTGAAAAAAAGGCAGTTTCAGCTGCGGTGTTTACAAAAAATCTTGTAAAAGCGGCTCCGATTATTTTGAATATGGAAAATATAAAAAATGGAAACACACAGGGAATTATTGTAAATAGCGGGAATGCTAATTCGTGTACTGGAGAAACTGGACTTGAAAATGCTAAAAAAATGACGGAATTTGCAGCAAATGAACTGGGACTCAAAAAAGAGGAGATTTTGGTGCAGTCTACTGGAATTATTGGAGTTCAGCTGGATATGGAAAAAATAGAAACTGGAATTAGTAAAATTTGCAAGGAAATATCGAAGGATGGAGGAAATGACGCAGCGTCGGCAATTATGACAACGGACACTTTTACAAAACAGATTTGTGCAGAAATTGAAATAGATGGAAAAACAGTAACAGTTGCGGGAATGGCAAAAGGTTCTGGGATGATACATCCAAATATGGCTACAATGCTGGCTTTCACAGTAACGGATGTAAATATTGAAAAATCGTTGCTGCAAAAAATATTTTCTGAAATTACAGACAGCACATTTAATATGATTTCAGTTGACGGAGATACAAGTACAAATGATATGGCTTGTGTTATTGCTAATGGAGCTTCCGAAAATAAAAAAATTATCGATGAAAATTCTGAAGGATACAGCAAATTTAAAGAGGCACTTCATTTTGTGAATCAGGAGCTGGCAAAGTTGATTGCAAAAGATGGAGAAGGGGCGACAAAATTAATTGAAGTTACTGTAACTGGGGCAAAAAGTAAAAAAGACGCACAAAAAGTTGCAAAATCAGTAATAACTTCGAGTCTTTTCAAAGCGGCTGTATTTGGGGAAGATCCAAACTGGGGAAGAATCCTTTGTGCTGTAGGTTATTCTGAAGCGAAACTTATTGTTGATAAAATAAATATTTTTCTTGGAAATGATATTAATGCTTTACAAAAAGGAGTTCAAGTTGCAAAAAATGGCATGGGAATAGAATTTGACAACGAAAAGGCTGTTAAAATTTTGAAAAATGGGAAAGTTGAAATTTTGATTGAACTGAATGATGGAGAGTTTTCTTCGACTGCGTGGGGATGTGACTTGAGTTATGATTACGTGAAAATAAATGCTGAATATCATACATAAGAAAATAATCTGGAGGATAGAATAATGGTATCAAATTTACAGAAGGCTAAAATATTGGTAAATGCCTTGCCATATATAAAAAAATATTATGGGCAGACAATAGTTATAAAATATGGTGGAAGCGCCATGGTTGACAAAACTGCACGAAAACAGTTTATTAAAGATGTTGTACTTATGAAATACATTGGTATAAATCCTGTAATTGTACATGGTGGCGGCCCTGAAATTAATGAAATGCTTCAAAAAATTGGAAAAGAAAGTAAATTTATTGCGGGAAATCGTGTGACTGATGGGGAAACTGTGGAGATTGTGGAAATGGTTCTTTCTGGGAAAGTAAATAAGGGAATTGTTGCAGAT contains:
- the rfaE1 gene encoding D-glycero-beta-D-manno-heptose-7-phosphate kinase codes for the protein MISIQRLEELIKKFSNVRIAVVGDMMLDEYLIGKVNRISPEAPVPIVNIEKERFVLGGASNVANNLTSLKGKVFVYGVIGDDANGEKFIKELEEKNIDSNGIVKDETRPTIIKSRVLSQGQQLLRLDWEKDTDISEDIQNQLLENFEKNIENIDAVLISDYNKGLLTKHLSERIIEIAKKHNKKVMVDPKPQNFKNYVGATSMTPNRKEILDYFGMKKFTSEEEIAEKMAQLKDDLKLDSVVLTRSEEGVSLFRTKHKRIPTVAREVYDVTGAGDTFISTFLLSICAGADLYEAGVIANMASGIVVAKIGTATATQDEIIEFYKDNDNILKNI
- a CDS encoding ROK family protein produces the protein MAIIAAVEAGGTKFICGLGTEDGKIIERVSIPTTTPEETMAQVIEYFKDKEFDVMGVGSFGPIDPVKGSKTYGYITKTPKPYWSDYNLIGELKKHYDVPMEFDTDVNGAALAESWWGAGENLKNVMYITVGTGIGAGAVVDGKMLQGLTHPEMGHIFLKRHKDDKFEGRCPFHKDCMEGMAAGPAIEDRWGKKGFELADRNEVWDMEAYYLAQAVVNYTLILSPQRIIMGGGVMKQKQLFPLIRKYVLEFLNGYVQKEEILEKIEDYIVYPGLGDEAGFVGSIALGKIALENNRK
- a CDS encoding type II secretion system F family protein; the protein is MASIIKSKESEISEKDLLSFTKSVYYLLNGKISLIDTLGIVAQNYSGDLKSKIIRTKQQIEKGVSLHRAFSKITANKEFMEMVKIGEETGNLEIVFKNLYEKYEFNQKIKKDVKNLSIYPITVIITALVIVFILLKFVVPKFVLIYSDIGQELPRVTQIVINISKITDKYGIFLLIAIIFLFFGLKNWKGKNEKNFEKIFLEMKLVGQMYKNICILNFTRNMYSLTDANVPLIQSLKMCTNSKSYILNEELKKIILKIEKGESIQKSFKHTTFFDNEYVSFLAIGEKTGEMKISFFNLNEIYYEKVSEKIKWFLKMFEPLSIIFIGVIIGLIVFSVMLPIFKMGEML
- a CDS encoding O-methyltransferase is translated as MIENFMESSKYAQNLFKIRNEIIQDIKNESLDENVPIITDEVLNYMIFTARNIKARNILEIGTATGYSGLFLAQIANENSGFLTTMEIDEIRYGKAVENFKKLGLFEKNKMIFGDALEEIPKLDKNVKYDFIFIDASKGQYLKFFEMSYELLNENGIIFIDNLMFRGLVAADKEEIPKRYKTIVRRLKEFIEKLNEEYNFVLLPFGDGVGIVKK
- a CDS encoding endonuclease/exonuclease/phosphatase family protein; translated protein: MKFLLYNIRYGTGKYLNQPFKHMRGYLGRSVRHIYRIGKFINKYKPDIVGLVEVDLGSFRMYSRNQATLLGRITRNNNVYQYKYEEDSNYMKFPMVRKQGNALLSKKPVLREEFHYLDIGMKKLIIEVETEDVVVFLVHLALGGKTRQKQIVQLYNFVKNCKKPVIVAGDFNVFWGEEEIEMFLQASNLRNINIRKDPTFPSWNPKRELDFILCSKEIKVKSYEVIQTQLSDHLPILVDFEIVKSEKR
- the argC gene encoding N-acetyl-gamma-glutamyl-phosphate reductase, with translation MIKVGVIGATGYAGQQLVWILNNHKEVKIEFISSYSNAGENMGDVYANYKKYFEKKLISQEEAEKSFGKIDVLFLALPHGLSEKMTKKALENDVKVFDLGADFRLDDSETYEKWYDVKHEFPEINQSAVYGLPEINRGKIKESQVIACPGCYPTSAILGAAPLLKNKVVKTDKIIIDSKSGVSGAGRSAKIDTIFTEVNENFKAYGVLKHRHTPEIKQEMDKLSESDINVVFTPHLLPINRGILSTIYLEVNEKWKESLTEEKIYEIYNEFYKNEYFIRVTENLPEIKNVKNSNICEIGVRYDSKSGNIIVISAIDNLIKGAGGQAVQSMNIMFGFEENMGLEFLSMYI
- the argJ gene encoding bifunctional glutamate N-acetyltransferase/amino-acid acetyltransferase ArgJ, with product MKIIKDGTITNVKGIKAAGISAQLKKSGKKDLALIYSEKKAVSAAVFTKNLVKAAPIILNMENIKNGNTQGIIVNSGNANSCTGETGLENAKKMTEFAANELGLKKEEILVQSTGIIGVQLDMEKIETGISKICKEISKDGGNDAASAIMTTDTFTKQICAEIEIDGKTVTVAGMAKGSGMIHPNMATMLAFTVTDVNIEKSLLQKIFSEITDSTFNMISVDGDTSTNDMACVIANGASENKKIIDENSEGYSKFKEALHFVNQELAKLIAKDGEGATKLIEVTVTGAKSKKDAQKVAKSVITSSLFKAAVFGEDPNWGRILCAVGYSEAKLIVDKINIFLGNDINALQKGVQVAKNGMGIEFDNEKAVKILKNGKVEILIELNDGEFSSTAWGCDLSYDYVKINAEYHT